Sequence from the Leptospira dzoumogneensis genome:
AGGCAGAAGATACAAATAATTTCGCATATAACTCTCTAACTCAATTCGACGTTATCATCCTAGGATAACTGCCGAGTTTAATTGATTTTTCGCTTAAGTTGATTTATTTTTTCTTTTTTGGTTTAGCTGCCGGCGGAGGATTACGCAGCTCATTCAATTTGTCAGTCAGCCATTTTTCGGACTCTATTTCTTTTCCGTCAGGGAATTTGATCTTATACGGAGTCCCTGTGATTGAAGACTTGCTTGCTAACCCTTTGATAAAATCTTCAGTGCTGCTTATCTTACTTTTGGCTGCATCGTATTTTCTAAGTAAGTGAGCCTTTGCCTCATCCAACTTATGTTCCGAACCGTTTCTTATAAAAACACAACCCTTGCAAGAATCTAAGGAAGAAACCAATGTTTTGATCTCTTCCTCCGGCTCTGCTCCGAAAACAAAACTGAAAAAAGAGAATAGAAGAATGGATGAGATTTTTTTCATAGATCGTCACGGAGAATTAAATTGGGTCTGCTTACTTATGGCAACCAAGTATTCGAAATTCTATAATTTTCTTAGGTTCCTTTTTTTCGTGACCGTAAAGATCCACTTCACGTATTATTCCTAAAAGGAAGACTTGGGTGAAAAAATTCGTCTTATTTTGTATATTCTTCTTTGGGTTTACCTCCCTTTATTCTCAAGAACAGACGGCTTCTCCAGAAACAAAAGATAGATCTCGTTGGGATTTGGTTTGGAGAAGTGCCGTTCTTCCAGGTTGGGGACTTCTTCATGCAAAAGAATACAGAAAAGCTAGATTAACTATGGTGATCACTTCTGTCTTAGTTCTTTCTGAATTGAAAGGGCATAAAGAAGAAGTGGAAAAAAAAGAAGAGTTCGAAAATGCCAGGAACCTATTTCTTGTGTATTCTAATTTTTATCCTCAACCTGATCCTGGGATGGTTACTTTGCTAGCAAATTACCAACATAGTAAACGTGATGATCTGGAAGGAGTTCGTAATAGGAATGATCTGAGATTGGGACTTTTAGGTGCAAAATATATTCTTCAATTGGCTTATACGTATTGGAGAGGGATCCAGTGGGAAGGAGATAATTCTGCAGGATTTGATTTTAATATTCGAACTTACGCGCAATCAGATGCAAGAGACCAAGTCAGAGATCCATTCGGAATGGATTTAAGTTATAAATTTTATTTTTAGGACCTTCGTCTTGCCCTTCTATTTAATATCAGGAGAAAATCTTTGCCATTGTTTTCCTTCTTTCCAGACCTGAAATTCTCCGGGTAAAAACTGGGTCCAAATTTCATTTTGGGTCAAAGGACTTGTGGCTAATACTGTAACTATATCTTTTGGATTCGTATGTTTACTAAAATCTATACTTAGATCCGCAT
This genomic interval carries:
- a CDS encoding DUF5329 domain-containing protein, which codes for MKKISSILLFSFFSFVFGAEPEEEIKTLVSSLDSCKGCVFIRNGSEHKLDEAKAHLLRKYDAAKSKISSTEDFIKGLASKSSITGTPYKIKFPDGKEIESEKWLTDKLNELRNPPPAAKPKKKK